One window from the genome of Gopherus evgoodei ecotype Sinaloan lineage chromosome 2, rGopEvg1_v1.p, whole genome shotgun sequence encodes:
- the LOC115644831 gene encoding solute carrier family 22 member 13-like — protein sequence MTNFGDIINAIGDLGPFQKWLVLMLSLANFLTAFPMFGQVFMVLDVPHHCKTSWIYAISPNLTEEQLLNLTIPRNTQGSYEECLMYTPVNWDIDSVVEYGLNVTKKCQEGWVYSSEQTPTLVTQFDLVCDRKELNDISQSIYMLGLLLGAVVFGSLSDRIGRRPIILLSMLVMGTFGVGAAFVPNFYVYVILRCLVGAAVSGIFIGVLALGTEWVGVPYRSHPVIITQCCFSIGQMVLAGLAYGVRNWRLLQIAGSAPVFCLFFYIWVLPESARWLMTKEKVKEAKNLLQKAASVNRRTIPPELLEQLTLEKKVKSGNILDLFLKKRLRKVTLVMAYAWFVNSLVYYGLSLNVGSFGLDIYLTQLVFGAVEIPARFACIFLLQWFGRKKCQGCFLLLGGATCLIITCIPKDLPVVVTTLAVIGKFAIAASFSISYVYSAELFPTIIRQTGVGLCSMSSRVGGIISPLIGLLDKYHPAIPMVIFGSTPVTAGILCFLLPETCGKELQDHTEEAKESQWASENGHLKLKDGDRDVGHTRITRI from the exons ATGACAAACTTTGGAGATATTATCAACGCTATAGGAGATTTGGGGCCATTTCAAAAATGGCTGGTGCTGATGCTCAGCCTTGCAAACTTTCTAACGGCTTTTCCCATGTTTGGCCAAGTGTTCATGGTTCTGGATGTGCCTCATCACTGTAAGACAAGCTGGATCTATGCCATTAGCCCAAACCTGACTGAGGAACAGCTGCTGAACCTAACTATCCCTAGGAACACACAGGGATCTTATGAAGAATGCCTTATGTACACTCCTGTGAATTGGGATATTGACTCCGTCGTAGAATACGGCCTTAATGTAACTAAGAAGTGCCAGGAGGGGTGGGTCTATTCTTCAGAACAAACCCCAACGTTGGTGACTCAG TTTGACCTGGTATGTGACCGAAAAGAGCTAAATGACATCTCCCAATCCATTTACATGCTAGGACTTCTCCTTGGAGCTGTGGTCTTTGGTTCCTTAAGTGACag GATTGGGCGGCGTCCCATCATTTTGCTTTCCATGCTTGTAATGGGGACATTTGGTGTTGGAGCAGCTTTTGTGCCAAATTTCTATGTCTACGTCATCTTGAGATGTCTTGTGGGTGCTGCTGTATCTGGAATCTTCATAGGCGTCCTGGCTTTAG GTACTGAATGGGTTGGAGTCCCCTACCGGTCACATCCAGTAATTATTACCCAGTGCTGCTTTTCCATTGGACAGATGGTTTTGGCTGGCTTAGCTTATGGCGTTCGCAACTGGAGATTGCTGCAGATTGCTGGATCTGCCCCTgtattttgccttttcttttacATATG GGTCCTTCCAGAATCTGCTCGGTGGCTCATGACAAAAGAGAAGGTAAAGGAAGCCAAAAACCTACTTCAAAAGGCAGCATCTGTGAATAGACGGACCATCCCTCCAGAACTGCTTGAACAG CTGACGCTTGAGAAGAAGGTTAAGTCTGGAAATATTCTGGATCTCTTCCTGAAGAAGCGCCTGAGGAAAGTGACTTTAGTTATGGCTTATGCCTG GTTTGTGAACAGCCTGGTGTACTATGGCCTCAGCCTTAATGTTGGGAGTTTTGGCTTGGACATTTACCTGACGCAGCTTGTGTTCGGGGCTGTTGAAATACCAGCTCGCTTTGCTTGTATCTTCCTGCTGCAGTGGTTTGGGAGGAAGAAATGCCAGggctgctttctgctcctgggcGGAGCCACGTGTCTCATCATCACCTGCATCCCAAAAG ATTTGCCGGTGGTGGTCACGACACTGGCGGTGATAGGGAAGTTTGCCATCGCGGCCTCTTTTTCTATCTCCTATGTGTATTCTGCAGAGCTGTTCCCCACCATCATCAG GCAGACTGGTGTGGGGTTGTGTTCAATGTCATCCAGAGTGGGTGGCATCATCTCCCCTCTGATTGGTCTATTGGACAAGTACCATCCTGCTATTCCCATGGTGATATTTGGAAGCACTCCAGTGACTGCAGGAATCCTCTGCTTCTTGCTTCCAGAGACGTGTGGCAAAGAGCTTCAGGATCACACGGAGGAAGCTAAGGAGAGCCAGTG GGCCAGTGAAAATGGACACTTGAAACTAAAAGATGGCGACCGAGATGTAGGACACACAAGGATCACACGCATTTAG